The proteins below come from a single Jaculus jaculus isolate mJacJac1 chromosome X, mJacJac1.mat.Y.cur, whole genome shotgun sequence genomic window:
- the Armcx3 gene encoding armadillo repeat-containing X-linked protein 3, whose product MGYARKVGWVTAGLVIGAGACYCIYRLTRGRKQNKEKMAEGGSGEVDDAGDCSGARYNDWSDDDDDSNDSKSIVWYPPWARIGTEAGTRARARARARATRARRAVQKRASPNSDDTVLSPQELQKVLCLVEMSEKPYILEAALIALGNNAAYAFNRDIIRDLGGLPIVAKILNTRDPIVKEKALIVLNNLSVNAENQRRLKIYMNQVCDDTITSRLNSSVQLAGLRLLTNMTVTNEYQHILANSISDFFRLFSAGNEETKLQVLKLLLNLAENPAMTRDLLRAQVPSSLGSLFIKKENKEVILKLLIIFENISENFKWEENEPVQNQFSDGSLFSFLREFQVCADKVLGIESHHDFLVKVKVGKFMAKLTEDMFPKSQE is encoded by the coding sequence ATGGGCTACGCCAGGAAAGTAGGCTGGGTGACTGCAGGCCTGGTGATTGGGGCTGGAGCCTGCTATTGCATTTATAGATTGACCCgaggaagaaaacagaacaagGAGAAAATGGCTGAGGGTGGCTCTGGGGAGGTGGATGATGCTGGAGACTGTTCTGGGGCCAGGTATAATGATTggtctgatgatgatgatgacagtaATGACAGCAAGAGTATTGTGTGGTATCCACCTTGGGCCCGGATTGGAACTGAGGCTGGgaccagagccagagccagggcAAGGGCCAGAGCTACCCGGGCACGCAGGGCTGTCCAGAAAAGGGCTTCCCCTAATTCAGATGATACTGTTTTATCCCCCCAGGAGCTACAGAAAGTACTGTGTTTGGTGGAGATGTCTGAAAAGCCTTATATTCTTGAAGCAGCTTTAATTGCTCTGGGTAATAATGCTGCTTATGCATTTAACAGAGATATTATTCGTGATTTGGGTGGTCTCCCAATTGTTGCAAAGATTCTCAATACTCGGGATCCCATTGTTAAAGAAAAAGCATTAATCGTCCTAAATAACTTGAGTGTGAATGCTGAAAATCAGCGCAGGCTTAAGATCTACATGAATCAGGTGTGTGATGATACAATCACTTCTCGCTTGAACTCATCTGTGCAGCTGGCTGGGCTCAGATTGCTTACGAACATGACTGTCACTAACGAGTATCAGCACATACTTGCTAATTCCATTTCAGACTTCTTTCGTTTATTTTCAGCAGGAAATGAAGAAACTAAACTTCAGGTTTTGAAACTCCTATTGAATTTGGCTGAAAATCCAGCCATGACCAGAGACCTTCTCAGGGCCCAAGTACCATCTTCACTGGGTTCCCTCTTTATTAAGAAGGAGAACAAAGAGGTTATTCTTAAACTTCTGATCATTTTTGAGAACAtaagtgaaaattttaaatggGAGGAGAATGAACCTGTTCAGAATCAATTTAGTGATGGTtcactgttttcctttttaagaGAATTTCAAGTGTGTGCTGATAAGGTTCTGGGAATAGAAAGTCACCATGATTTTTTGGTGAAAGTAAAAGTTGGAAAATTCATGGCCAAACTAACTGAGGATATGTTTCCAAAGAGCCAGGAATAA
- the Armcx6 gene encoding protein ARMCX6 yields MGRAREVGWMAAGLMIGAGACYCVYRLTIGRDDDDKSDDEEEDEWDDDLDLDEEESEIWFDFTTMARPWSEDGDWNEPGAPGGTEHRPSGGGKANRAHPIKQRPFPYEHKNTWNSQSYKTFTCVLDLTKCPFIQGKMSFDEPQDAGFSLSHNINSHLASLSMAGNTIPTPRLAVREKVSCAPENLNASIKNQGQIKTYIDEVCQETVSRSCNSFLQQAGLNLLISMTVINNMLAKSVSDLKFPLITEGSERAKVQVLEPLMGLSENEVLVGNWLGTQMLFSSMSLFISIRNRESILEALVP; encoded by the coding sequence ATGGGCCGGGCCAGGGAAGTGGGTTGGATGGCAGCAGGACTGATGATTGGGGCTGGGGCCTGCTATTGTGTTTATAGACTGACCATAGGAAGAGATGATGATGACAAGTCTGAcgatgaggaggaagatgaatggGATGACGATCTGGACCTGGATGAGGAAGAATCAGAGATTTGGTTTGATTTCACAACAATGGCTCGGCCTTGGAGCGAGGATGGGGATTGGAATGAACCTGGGGCCCCAGGTGGCACTGAACACAGGCCCTCAGGGGGAGGCAAAGCCAACAGAGCACACCCAATAAAACAGAGGCCATTTCCCTATGAACATAAAAATACATGGAACTCTCAAAGTTATAAAACTTTCACTTGTGTTCTTGACCTCACTAAGTGTCCTTTCATTCAGGGAAAAATGTCATTTGATGAGCCCCAGGATGCTGGCTTTTCACTTAGCCACAATATCAATAGTCATTTGGCCAGCCTTTCAATGGCTGGAAACACGATCCCCACCCCTAGGCTTGCTGTGAGGGAGAAGGTTTCCTGTGCCCCAGAAAACCTGAATGCCAGTATTAAAAACCAGGGCCAGATTAAGACGTACATCGATGAAGTGTGTCAGGAGACAGTGTCACGTTCCTGCAACTCGTTTTTGCAGCAGGCTGGATTAAATTTGTTAATAAGCATGACAGTTATTAATAACATGCTTGCCAAGTCCGTTTCAGACTTGAAATTTCCTTTGATAACTGAGGGAAGTGAACGTGCTAAGGTTCAAGTACTGGAACCACTGATGGGTTTGTCTGAAAATGAAGTGTTGGTGGGGAATTGGCTGGGAACCCAGATGCTATTCTCCTCCATGTCCCTTTTTATCAgcattagaaacagagagagtatcCTGGAAGCCCTTGTCCCTTAA